A portion of the Lolium rigidum isolate FL_2022 chromosome 1, APGP_CSIRO_Lrig_0.1, whole genome shotgun sequence genome contains these proteins:
- the LOC124650320 gene encoding desmethyl-deoxy-podophyllotoxin synthase-like, with amino-acid sequence MEVTFHYYLGWALVSLALLATLRWWRLTANNGLQLPPGPWHLPVIGSLHHLAGQLPHRALRALAQRHGPVMLLRLGEVPTLVLSSPEAAREVMKTQDLWFATRPLSPTMSVVTCGGRDILFAPYGEYWRHLRKIAVTELLVARRVASFRAIREEEVAAMLREVGSAAAAGCDLDMRARLCAVVSDTTFRAVMGGRCKQRELFLRELDNLVGLATGFNPVDLWPSSWLVRRFSGTLRRAEENHALVYGIIRGVIQDHLDRNKQGEEDEDMLDVLLKIHKNGEIDMVAVEAVIFDLFAAGSETSATTLEWAMAELVKNPRVMKKATAEVRRAFKAGGTVVEDRLGEVPYLHLVIRETLRMHGPAPLLLPRECQEPCQVMGFDVPKGTQVIINAWALGHDERCWPDGTEEFRPERFQAGAHAAAVDFRGTDFELLPFGAGRRMCPGMAFGLASVELPLASLLLHFDWEAPDLAGFDMTEAFGVTARRKADLLLRPSLRVPVPSP; translated from the exons ATGGAGGTCACCTTTCACTACTACCTCGGCTGGGCTCTCGTGTCGCTGGCTTTGCTTGCAACGTTGAGGTGGTGGCGCTTGACGGCTAACAATGGACTGCAGCTCCCGCCAGGTCCGTGGCACCTGCCGGTCATTGGCAGCCTGCACCACCTAGCCGGGCAGCTTCCTCACCGTGCCCTGCGTGCGCTGGCGCAGCGCCACGGGCCGGTGATGCTCCTCCGTCTGGGCGAGGTGCCCACGCTGGTGCTGTCGTCCCCGGAGGCAGCCCGCGAGGTGATGAAGACCCAGGACCTG TGGTTCGCGACCCGGCCGCTGTCGCCCACCATGAGCGTAGTGACCTGCGGCGGGCGAGACATCCTTTTCGCGCCGTACGGCGAGTACTGGCGCCACCTCCGGAAGATCGCCGTCACGGAGCTCCTCGTGGCGCGCCGCGTCGCCTCCTTCCGCGCCATCCGCGAGGAGGAAGTGGCGGCCATGCTGCGTGAGGTCGggtccgccgccgcggccggctgCGACCTGGATATGCGCGCCCGGCTGTGCGCGGTCGTCTCCGACACCACGTTCCGCGCCGTCATGGGCGGCCGGTGCAAGCAGCGTGAGCTGTTCCTGCGAGAGCTCGACAACCTCGTTGGGCTCGCGACGGGGTTTAACCCCGTGGACCTGTGGCCGTCGTCGTGGCTCGTCAGACGCTTCAGCGGCACCCTGCGCCGCGCCGAGGAGAACCACGCCCTGGTGTACGGTATCATCAGGGGCGTTATCCAGGACCATCTCGACAGGAATAAGCAgggcgaagaagacgaggacatgcTTGACGTGCTGCTCAAAATACACAAGAATGGTGAGATCGACATGGTCGCAGTCGAAGCCGTCATCTTT GATCTCTTCGCCGCCGGCAGCGAGACATCGGCAACAACGTTGGAATGGGCCATGGCGGAGCTGGTCAAGAACCCAAGGGTGATGAAGAAGGCGACAGCCGAGGTGCGCCGAGCTTTCAAGGCAGGCGGCACGGTGGTCGAGGATAGGCTCGGAGAGGTGCCGTACCTGCACCTCGTCATACGGGAGACGCTCCGTATGCACGGCCCGGCGCCGCTGCTACTCCCACGCGAGTGCCAGGAGCCATGCCAGGTGATGGGCTTCGACGTGCCGAAGGGCACGCAGGTGATCATCAACGCCTGGGCGCTCGGCCATGACGAGCGGTGCTGGCCCGACGGTACCGAGGAATTCCGGCCGGAGCGATTCCAGGCCGGCGCCCACGCGGCCGCGGTGGATTTCAGGGGCACCGATTTCGAGCTCCTGCCGTTCGGCGCCGGCCGGAGGATGTGCCCTGGGATGGCGTTCGGCCTTGCCAGCGTGGAGCTCCCGCTCGCCAGCCTGCTGCTCCACTTCGACTGGGAAGCGCCAGACCTGGCTGGGTTCGACATGACTGAGGCGTTTGGCGTCACCGCACGGCGGAAGGCCGACCTCCTACTGCGCCCTTCCCTCCGCGTGCCCGTGCCAAGCCCCTGA